One genomic segment of Esox lucius isolate fEsoLuc1 chromosome 15, fEsoLuc1.pri, whole genome shotgun sequence includes these proteins:
- the c15h8orf74 gene encoding uncharacterized protein C8orf74 homolog isoform X1: MAALTDRKMAKIAKLQREEGVQRLSRHFSWPEFSGDELRHSAHQQFVYDCAMFASARGLAWGAVRSVAGMTRDLFPQLADLDLPRVLSLISDWLTECLPCLPPAQRNAVFHFLSDTCVTRQRLLQTVTSGTCHLTISQEHLEVQVPPTPLPLVQGFDECVWERQCVCARLQIAEQQKREELRRLREEEGPQLGSEFTLDTTKDHRLDRQEVAALVRSTVRARGDLLMGILLKESRLVYELLELSLQQTALTTGGSSTKTHLTHTPPDITQTSDFNGATKTART, translated from the exons ATGGCCGCCCtaacagacagaaagatggcGAAAATAGCCAAACTTCAG agagaggagggtgtgCAGAGGCTGAGCCGTCACTTCTCATGGCCAGAATTCTCCGGGGACGAGTTGCGACACAGTGCCCATCAGCAGTTTGTGTATGATTGTGCCATGTTTGCCTCGGCCCGAGGTTTGGCCTGGGGTGCTGTGAGATCAGTGGCCGGAATGACCAGGGATCTGTTCCCACAACTGGCTG ATCTGGACCTGCCCAGAGTGCTGTCCCTGATCTCGGATTGGCTGACAGAGTGCTTGCCCTGCCTCCCTCCTGCCCAACGTAATGCGGTCTTCCACTTCCTGTCTGACACATGTGTCACTAG GCAACGTCTGCTACAAACTGTGACCAGCGGTACCTGCCACCTGACAATCAGCCAGGAACACCTGGAGGTGCAGGTACCCCCTACACCGCTTCCTCTGGTGCAG GGCtttgatgagtgtgtgtgggagcgccagtgtgtgtgtgcccggcTCCAGATTGCTGAGCAACAGAAGAGGGAGGAGCTCCGCAGgctcagagaggaggaggggccaCAATTGGGGTCAGAGTTCACACTAGACACAACAAAGGACCATAGATtggacagacag GAGGTGGCAGCCCTTGTCCGTTCAACTGTGAGGGCCAGAGGAGACCTGCTCATGGGCATACTGCTGAAGGAGAGCAGGCTGGTATATGAGCTGCTGGAGCTCAGCCTGCAACAAACAGCCCTGACCACAGGGGGGAGCTCTACAAAAacacatctcacacacacaccccctgaCATCACACAAACCAGTGACTTCAACGGGGCCACAAAAACAGCCAGAACCTAG
- the c15h8orf74 gene encoding uncharacterized protein C8orf74 homolog isoform X2, translating into MAALTDRKMAKIAKLQREEGVQRLSRHFSWPEFSGDELRHSAHQQFVYDCAMFASARGLAWGAVRSVAGMTRDLFPQLADLDLPRVLSLISDWLTECLPCLPPAQRNAVFHFLSDTCVTRQRLLQTVTSGTCHLTISQEHLEVQVPPTPLPLVQGFDECVWERQCVCARLQIAEQQKREELRRLREEEGPQLGRWQPLSVQL; encoded by the exons ATGGCCGCCCtaacagacagaaagatggcGAAAATAGCCAAACTTCAG agagaggagggtgtgCAGAGGCTGAGCCGTCACTTCTCATGGCCAGAATTCTCCGGGGACGAGTTGCGACACAGTGCCCATCAGCAGTTTGTGTATGATTGTGCCATGTTTGCCTCGGCCCGAGGTTTGGCCTGGGGTGCTGTGAGATCAGTGGCCGGAATGACCAGGGATCTGTTCCCACAACTGGCTG ATCTGGACCTGCCCAGAGTGCTGTCCCTGATCTCGGATTGGCTGACAGAGTGCTTGCCCTGCCTCCCTCCTGCCCAACGTAATGCGGTCTTCCACTTCCTGTCTGACACATGTGTCACTAG GCAACGTCTGCTACAAACTGTGACCAGCGGTACCTGCCACCTGACAATCAGCCAGGAACACCTGGAGGTGCAGGTACCCCCTACACCGCTTCCTCTGGTGCAG GGCtttgatgagtgtgtgtgggagcgccagtgtgtgtgtgcccggcTCCAGATTGCTGAGCAACAGAAGAGGGAGGAGCTCCGCAGgctcagagaggaggaggggccaCAATTGGG GAGGTGGCAGCCCTTGTCCGTTCAACTGTGA